One genomic region from Cydia amplana chromosome Z, ilCydAmpl1.1, whole genome shotgun sequence encodes:
- the LOC134661889 gene encoding cyclin-C: MAGNFWQSSHHQQWILDKQDLIRDRQHDLAILTEEEYQKIFNFFASIIQILGEQLKLRQQVIATATVYFKRFYAKNSLKCIDPLLLAPTCVFLASKVEEFGVISNSRLITTCQTVIKNKFNYAYGQQEFPYRTNHILECEFYLLENLDCCLIVYQPYRPLLLFVQDIGQDDQLLTYAWRVVNDSLRTDVSLLYPPYQIAIAALHIACVMLGKENLKPWFAELNVDLDKIQEIVRSIINLYEMWKSYDEKKEIQSLLGKMPKPKPAPQR, translated from the exons ATGGCAGGCAATTTTTGGCAAAGTTCGCACCATCAACAGTGGATACTTGATAAACAAGATTTGATAAGAGATCGGCAACATGATCTTGCTATATTGACAGAAGAAGAGTATCAAAAGATATTTAATTTCTTCGCTAGCATAATACAAATCCTCGGAGAGCAATTGAAGCTTCGTCAACAGGTGATCGCCACGGCGACAGTGTATTTCAAGAGGTTTTACGCCAAGAATTCTCTTAAATGTATTGATCCTTTGCTATTAGCCCCAACATGTGTATTCTTAGCGTCAAAAGTAGAAGAGTTTGGCGTTATATCGAACTCTCGTCTTATCACCACTTGCCAAACTGTAATTAAAAACAAGTTCAACTATGCATACGGCCAGCAGGAATTTCCGTACAGGACAAATCATATTTTGGAATGTGAATTCTATTTATTGGAGAACCTGGATTGCTGCCTTATAGTCTATCAACCATACAGaccattgctgctttttgtccAAGATATAGGACAAGATGATCAACTGCTTACTTATGCCTGGCGCGTAGTTAACGACTCGCTCAGAACCGACGTGAGCTTGCTTTACCCACCATACCAG ATTGCAATTGCAGCTCTTCATATTGCCTGTGTAATGTTGGGAAAAGAGAATCTCAAACCTTGGTTTGCAGAGTTGAATGTTGACTTGGATAAG ATTCAGGAAATCGTTAGGTCCATTatcaatttgtatgaaatgtgGAAAAGCTATGATGAAAAAAAGGAGATCCAGAGTTTACTTGGAAAGATGCCTAAACCAAAGCCAGCTCCGCAGAGATAA
- the LOC134660663 gene encoding uncharacterized protein LOC134660663, with translation MQINMLARDKVFSKDDQLLATELDAMDTVARNAFENRIRILLESFRDVVINGNDNFPILDPLVLGPLGPVAVDIAPGIRANFLIPYFHLDGLRWYVVDDVTFSPLRLTVGLHVTVPWLTFTGNYEADAKLGFLTLHRAGGNYRVFINRLEVGVDLRLGTNLLGGHLVLRELNIKIDIQDVNIRIEGMLGSNVLNNLINHFVQSITRDVVQNEMQNLSKLLSEQLFDVINEVLKDYTLADIMD, from the exons ATGCAAATAAATATGTTGGCTCGAGACAAGGTGTTCTCCAAGGACGATCAGTTGTTAGCAACCGAATTAGATGCAATGGATACGGTTGCACGAAATGCTTTCGAAAATAGAATCAGAATACTGCTGGAGTCATTCAGGGATGTCGTTATCAATGGCAATGATAATTTCCCAATCTTGGATCCCCTGGTTTTAGGGCCTTTAGGCCCCGTAGCCGTTGATATTGCTCCTGG TATACGAGCAAACTTCTTGATCCCTTACTTCCACTTGGACGGTTTGCGATGGTACGTGGTGGACGATGTAACTTTCTCCCCTTTGCGCCTCACCGTGGGACTGCACGTAACTGTGCCCTGGCTGACGTTTACTG GTAATTACGAGGCTGATGCTAAACTCGGATTCCTGACGCTGCATAGAGCTGGTGGCAATTACAG AGTTTTTATCAACCGCTTGGAGGTCGGCGTGGACTTGAGGCTCGGGACCAATCTTCTAGGTGGACATCTGGTGCTTCGAGAACTGAATATCAAGATTGACATACAAGACGTCAAT atCCGTATCGAAGGCATGCTGGGCTCCAATGTACTCAACAATTTAATCAACCACTTCGTACAAAGCATCACCCGAGACGTCGTTCAAAACGAAATGCAAAACCTGAGCAAACTGCTAAGCGAACAACTATTCGACGTCATCAATGAAGTGCTTAAGGATTACACTTTAGCAGATATTATGGACTAA